One genomic segment of Stigmatopora argus isolate UIUO_Sarg chromosome 3, RoL_Sarg_1.0, whole genome shotgun sequence includes these proteins:
- the e2f4 gene encoding transcription factor E2F4 isoform X2: MMMELESTSNRGELGAMGDPLQPQTPSRHEKSLGLLTAKFVTLLQEAKDGVLDLKAAADTLAVRQKRRIYDITNVLEGIGLIEKKSKNSIQWKGVGPGCNTREIADKLIDLKAELDDLAIREHELDQQRVWVQQSIKNVTDDSNNGPMAYVKHEDLCGAFKGDTLLAIRAPIGTQLEVPRPDAIMNGGRKYQIRLKSSTGPIEVLLVNKDPSSASPVVVSVPPPDDILQSLPAPTSSSQVTKEAPEPMKTGSSTASAISQSSSVTEASTTPLSPTTATPASINQQLQSSASLDGSVSSSASTVFEPMKSDPSELLDFPKELSEMFHPTKEIMSGDLLDDLMASEVFSPLLRLSPPPSDHDYIYNLDETEGLCDLFDVPILNL, encoded by the exons ATGATGATGGAGCTCGAGTCAACCAGCAACAGGGGGGAACTGGGAGCTATGGGTGACCCGCTGCAGCCGCAAACGCCGAGCAGGCATGAAAAAAGTCTGGGACTCCTCACCGCTAAATTCGTAACTTTGCTCCAGGAGGCCAAGGATGGAGTTCTGGATCTGAAAGCT GCTGCTGACACATTGGCAGTGCGGCAGAAGCGACGGATCTACGACATCACCAATGTGTTAGAGGGAATTGGACTCATTGAGAAGAAGTCCAAGAATAGTATCCAATGGAA ggGCGTGGGTCCTGGTTGTAATACAAGGGAGATAGCAGATAAGCTTATAGACCTGAAGGCAGAACTTGATGACCTAGCCATCAGGGAACATGAGCTAGACCAGCAGAGAGTCTGGGTGCAGCAGAGCATCAAAAATGTCACAGACGACTCCAACAATGGCc CTATGGCTTATGTGAAACATGAGGACCTATGCGGAGCGTTCaaag GTGACACCCTTCTTGCAATACGTGCCCCAATTGGCACTCAGCTCGAGGTGCCCAGACCAGATGCT ATTATGAATGGAGGAAGGAAATACCAGATCCGTTTGAAAAGCTCTACTGGCCCAATTGAAGTTTTACTGGTTAATAAGGACCCGTCCAGTGCCTCTCCAGTTGTTGTGTCCGTTCCTCCTCCAGATGACATACTTCAGAGCCTTCCTGCACCAACATCCTCCTCCCAG GTTACTAAAGAAGCTCCAGAACCAATGAAAACGGGTTCTTCCACCGCTTCAGCCATCAGTCAATCATCCTCAGTCACAG AAGCGAGTACCACGCCACTCAGTCCCACCACTGCAACCCCCGCTTCCATTAATCAACAACTCCAATCTTCTGCCTCCCTGGATGGATCTGTGTCATCATCGGCCTCCACAGTCTTTGAACCAATGAAGTCAGACCCGTCTGAAT TGCTGGACTTTCCCAAAGAGCTTTCAGAAATGTTTCATCCAACAAAAG AGATCATGAGTGGGGATTTATTGGATGACTTGATGGCGTCTGAAG TGTTTTCCCCTCTCCTTCGTCTGTCTCCCCCACCAAGTGACCACGACTACATATATAACCTGGATGAGACAGAAGGCCTGTGTGACCTCTTTGATGTTCCCATTTTAAACCTCTGA
- the e2f4 gene encoding transcription factor E2F4 isoform X1, with protein MMMELESTSNRGELGAMGDPLQPQTPSRHEKSLGLLTAKFVTLLQEAKDGVLDLKAAADTLAVRQKRRIYDITNVLEGIGLIEKKSKNSIQWKGVGPGCNTREIADKLIDLKAELDDLAIREHELDQQRVWVQQSIKNVTDDSNNGPMAYVKHEDLCGAFKGDTLLAIRAPIGTQLEVPRPDAVSTIMNGGRKYQIRLKSSTGPIEVLLVNKDPSSASPVVVSVPPPDDILQSLPAPTSSSQVTKEAPEPMKTGSSTASAISQSSSVTEASTTPLSPTTATPASINQQLQSSASLDGSVSSSASTVFEPMKSDPSELLDFPKELSEMFHPTKEIMSGDLLDDLMASEVFSPLLRLSPPPSDHDYIYNLDETEGLCDLFDVPILNL; from the exons ATGATGATGGAGCTCGAGTCAACCAGCAACAGGGGGGAACTGGGAGCTATGGGTGACCCGCTGCAGCCGCAAACGCCGAGCAGGCATGAAAAAAGTCTGGGACTCCTCACCGCTAAATTCGTAACTTTGCTCCAGGAGGCCAAGGATGGAGTTCTGGATCTGAAAGCT GCTGCTGACACATTGGCAGTGCGGCAGAAGCGACGGATCTACGACATCACCAATGTGTTAGAGGGAATTGGACTCATTGAGAAGAAGTCCAAGAATAGTATCCAATGGAA ggGCGTGGGTCCTGGTTGTAATACAAGGGAGATAGCAGATAAGCTTATAGACCTGAAGGCAGAACTTGATGACCTAGCCATCAGGGAACATGAGCTAGACCAGCAGAGAGTCTGGGTGCAGCAGAGCATCAAAAATGTCACAGACGACTCCAACAATGGCc CTATGGCTTATGTGAAACATGAGGACCTATGCGGAGCGTTCaaag GTGACACCCTTCTTGCAATACGTGCCCCAATTGGCACTCAGCTCGAGGTGCCCAGACCAGATGCTGTAAGTACT ATTATGAATGGAGGAAGGAAATACCAGATCCGTTTGAAAAGCTCTACTGGCCCAATTGAAGTTTTACTGGTTAATAAGGACCCGTCCAGTGCCTCTCCAGTTGTTGTGTCCGTTCCTCCTCCAGATGACATACTTCAGAGCCTTCCTGCACCAACATCCTCCTCCCAG GTTACTAAAGAAGCTCCAGAACCAATGAAAACGGGTTCTTCCACCGCTTCAGCCATCAGTCAATCATCCTCAGTCACAG AAGCGAGTACCACGCCACTCAGTCCCACCACTGCAACCCCCGCTTCCATTAATCAACAACTCCAATCTTCTGCCTCCCTGGATGGATCTGTGTCATCATCGGCCTCCACAGTCTTTGAACCAATGAAGTCAGACCCGTCTGAAT TGCTGGACTTTCCCAAAGAGCTTTCAGAAATGTTTCATCCAACAAAAG AGATCATGAGTGGGGATTTATTGGATGACTTGATGGCGTCTGAAG TGTTTTCCCCTCTCCTTCGTCTGTCTCCCCCACCAAGTGACCACGACTACATATATAACCTGGATGAGACAGAAGGCCTGTGTGACCTCTTTGATGTTCCCATTTTAAACCTCTGA
- the ferry3 gene encoding ferry endosomal RAB5 effector complex subunit 3, translated as MKKIKGKQSIKTEKEFVFEFKAGKHNCVLKVPLQFPIQENVSDLHGRLMLLHKIPCYKENELKVLLSDFIEKETILDYDREAELALQRLTLGHVDVNQLVNAWTRAYVETTLEHARPEEASWDDDFADVYHELIHSPASDTLLNLEHNYFVRISELISERDMEIKTIQERQAAEMDKVMHELGNTLSDHDVNAVASQHFDSQQVLENKWVTELKHVTFIQKQEYQDWVIKLHQDLQKSNSSQINEEIKMQSSQLSDPSGSAGRMFEESPQLEESFTIHLGAQLKTMHNLRLVRADVLDFCKHRRHGSSGAKLRRLQTALSLYSSSLCGLVLLVDNRVNSYSGIKRDFATVAKECTDFHFLCLEEQLDEVQQVVLYARAQRSNKQKDQPEHPRNGSDDKNKNVERNPSNILPGEFYVSRHSNLSEVHIVFHLCVDDNVRSGNITARDPAIMGLRNILKVCCMHDITTITIPLLLVHDMSEEMTIPWCLKRAELVFKCVKGFMMEMASWDGGVSRTVQFLVPKSISEEMFYQLSNMLPQIFRVSSTLTLTSKP; from the exons ATGAAGAAAATCAAAGGCAAACAAAGTATCAAGACTGAAAAGGAGTTTGTGTTTGAGTTCAAGGCTGGTAAACACAACTGTGTTCTCAAAGTACCTCTGCAGTTTCCCATTCAGGAGAATGTCAGTGACCTTCATGGACGCCTCATGCTCCTCCATAAAATCCCCTGCTACAAAGAAAATG AACTTAAAGTGTTGCTGTCTGACTTCATTGAGAAAGAGACAATTTTGGATTATGACAGAGAGGCTGAACTGGCTTTACAAAGACTGACACTGGGACATGTAGATGTAAATCAGCTTGTCAATGCGTGGACCAGAGCCTATGTAGAG ACTACGCTAGAGCACGCTCGACCCGAAGAGGCCAGCTGGGATGACGACTTTGCAGATGTTTACCACGAGTTAATCCATTCTCCTGCCTCAGATACACTTCTCAACTTGGAACACAATTACTTTGTCCGTATTTCCGAGCTTATCAGCGAGCGAGACATGGAGATTAAGACGATACAAGAGAG ACAAGCAGCAGAAATGGACAAAGTAATGCATGAGTTGGGGAATACACTAAGTGACCATGATGTGAATGCGGTAGCTTCCCAGCACTTTGATTCACAGCAG GTGCTGGAGAATAAGTGGGTCACTGAACTCAAGCATGTGACTTTTATTCAAAAGCAAGAATATCAAGACTGGGTCATCAAACTGCACCAGGACCTACAGAAATCCAACAGCAGCCAAATTAA CGAGGAAATTAAGATGCAGTCTAGCCAGTTGTCAGACCCTTCAGGTTCTGCAGGCAGGATGTTCGAGGAGTCGCCTCAACTAGAAGAAAGCTTCACTATCCATCTAG GAGCACAATTGAAGACGATGCATAACCTACGACTAGTCCGGGCAGATGTTTTGGACTTTTGTAAGCATCGACGTCACGGCAGCAGTGGAGCAAAGCTGCGGCGTCTCCAAACAGCCCTGTCACTCTATTCCTCGTCGCTTTGTGGTCTGGTATTATTGGTTGATAACAGGGTCAACTCGTACAGTGGCATAAAGAGAG ATTTTGCAACAGTGGCAAAGGAGTGCACAGATTTTCACTTTCTCTGCCTGGAGGAGCAGCTGGACGAGGTGCAGCAGGTCGTGCTTTATGCCAGAGCCCAGCGGAGCAACAAGCAAAAAGATCAACCTG AACACCCTAGGAATGGAAgtgatgataaaaataaaaacgttgAAAGAAACCCTTCAAATATCTTACCCG GGGAGTTCTACGTCTCGCGACACTCCAACTTGTCCGAGGTTCACATCGTCTTCCACCTGTGCGTGGACGACAACGTGCGTTCGGGGAATATCACGGCGAGGGACCCGGCCATCATGGGCCTGAGGAACATTCTGAAGGTCTGCTGCATGCATGAcatcaccaccatcaccatCCCGCTGTTGCTGGTCCATGACATGTCAGAG GAAATGACCATACCATGGTGTTTGAAGAGAGCTGAGCTAGTCTTCAAATGtgtcaaag gtttcATGATGGAAATGGCGTCATGGGATGGAGGCGTCTCACGCACGGTGCAGTTTCTCGTGCCAAAG AGTATTTCCGAGGAAATGTTCTACCAGCTGAGCAACATGTTGCCTCAAATCTTCCGTGTCTCCTCCACCTTAACGCTCACATCAAAACCATGA
- the e2f4 gene encoding transcription factor E2F4 isoform X3 — translation MHLQATGKTWTYQYTDAADTLAVRQKRRIYDITNVLEGIGLIEKKSKNSIQWKGVGPGCNTREIADKLIDLKAELDDLAIREHELDQQRVWVQQSIKNVTDDSNNGPMAYVKHEDLCGAFKGDTLLAIRAPIGTQLEVPRPDAVSTIMNGGRKYQIRLKSSTGPIEVLLVNKDPSSASPVVVSVPPPDDILQSLPAPTSSSQVTKEAPEPMKTGSSTASAISQSSSVTEASTTPLSPTTATPASINQQLQSSASLDGSVSSSASTVFEPMKSDPSELLDFPKELSEMFHPTKEIMSGDLLDDLMASEVFSPLLRLSPPPSDHDYIYNLDETEGLCDLFDVPILNL, via the exons ATGCACCTGCAAGCAACAGGAAAAACATGGACTTATCAGTACACAGAC GCTGCTGACACATTGGCAGTGCGGCAGAAGCGACGGATCTACGACATCACCAATGTGTTAGAGGGAATTGGACTCATTGAGAAGAAGTCCAAGAATAGTATCCAATGGAA ggGCGTGGGTCCTGGTTGTAATACAAGGGAGATAGCAGATAAGCTTATAGACCTGAAGGCAGAACTTGATGACCTAGCCATCAGGGAACATGAGCTAGACCAGCAGAGAGTCTGGGTGCAGCAGAGCATCAAAAATGTCACAGACGACTCCAACAATGGCc CTATGGCTTATGTGAAACATGAGGACCTATGCGGAGCGTTCaaag GTGACACCCTTCTTGCAATACGTGCCCCAATTGGCACTCAGCTCGAGGTGCCCAGACCAGATGCTGTAAGTACT ATTATGAATGGAGGAAGGAAATACCAGATCCGTTTGAAAAGCTCTACTGGCCCAATTGAAGTTTTACTGGTTAATAAGGACCCGTCCAGTGCCTCTCCAGTTGTTGTGTCCGTTCCTCCTCCAGATGACATACTTCAGAGCCTTCCTGCACCAACATCCTCCTCCCAG GTTACTAAAGAAGCTCCAGAACCAATGAAAACGGGTTCTTCCACCGCTTCAGCCATCAGTCAATCATCCTCAGTCACAG AAGCGAGTACCACGCCACTCAGTCCCACCACTGCAACCCCCGCTTCCATTAATCAACAACTCCAATCTTCTGCCTCCCTGGATGGATCTGTGTCATCATCGGCCTCCACAGTCTTTGAACCAATGAAGTCAGACCCGTCTGAAT TGCTGGACTTTCCCAAAGAGCTTTCAGAAATGTTTCATCCAACAAAAG AGATCATGAGTGGGGATTTATTGGATGACTTGATGGCGTCTGAAG TGTTTTCCCCTCTCCTTCGTCTGTCTCCCCCACCAAGTGACCACGACTACATATATAACCTGGATGAGACAGAAGGCCTGTGTGACCTCTTTGATGTTCCCATTTTAAACCTCTGA